One part of the Magallana gigas chromosome 5, xbMagGiga1.1, whole genome shotgun sequence genome encodes these proteins:
- the LOC105331094 gene encoding PAS domain-containing serine/threonine-protein kinase, which translates to MDKFSDYSPLSGAIYNKPYLSSTPDVLQSKRYRDLNINNGLNGLGRDNLFGDRMTFGSPSYPSPLDRIRADRSDLRYAAEINGMKESSFEINQSFPKMTKTSRCLDETMTKPRSKKVNLQEEIRDLGCEFHDVSFGPGQTKGSWSSELHPDRENWSFYSYIGGGHTGTVFPSTIRNPNKAICTINSKTSEILTANDMTCELFGYETEELLGKKLKDLIKLKPKEQATIQECHFDESSGNIVSLAGKVVDAIDSNGLIMPISVWVKKLEQEAEQRALVVMEPVERTVAMVTFNAEGTILSCDHQMAYLYGYFSPDDLEGVKIKQLIPSLQLPVEGKPLEKDLRKQRATGKTKDGACFPLSLSVKLASEVDSSQPNSTESVKDDRESVYVGILWVFSNISGLVTMLPDGTINSINENFALMLFGYSRADLIGKDISILIPDFYDILELEENSEAASHHSGLDNPNLPPDDNKDLQEVDSSDDQGIGSSITSNQCPPAVETHPLLGPGVTSTPNRAQAVSFFRRGSNKESGSEVEISPLAGGMKQDQIGRLEFSDSEEEEEEEEAMIRTDARSPETCQSDVSASSTETVPTAREVTRNVAIIQEVNKGCMESCDRNGMEEKNCEKGLSTDECHSIKKEDDGKDKGDSVSEEMLVVCNSQEEKNSPVACTSAQTPVIEEGVKTQSKSETESSQLSADRAVFLQTLHDTNKILMEIKSSMDDPIVCVDPKAEADYRQENVEQRTANVKVNSEASVDSDGKNQKSELNVSNSTVELLAAGVGVLDLSDSGCLEREMDSLDKSGTLADISSSVHSSAILKDCSRESLRDDSSFPAHQDYIPKCNTDSVLEEISSVENSLDLVHGVEVHKSPLLHINSNNSCHSSGHSTDHQPESSFDPVSSYNHSSSLLTDSVSFHERDSGCSPRKHKRRDRGKEASNQHSPSSASQSVVFPEGSYAGQGKHRDRSYLGIIFQLKRVTLEDGSVRYCMWVSRDPEEPAEGGRSFANLTLATTLNSTMDCSGNFSLGDLLADKACSDSKVEHGGNVKEGAQQNDGVEDDGDDGVSAGRGLFDIKYHTLNAIGKGAFGFVKLARRKIDEEEVVVKFIKKNKVLSECWTEDQRGRRLPLEVSLLKMLKHPNIVKVLDVFENEDYIQMVMEKHGSGMDLFEFIDRSPLMDEALASYIFRQIVAGVAYLHSLNIVHRDIKDENVILNEDFRIKLIDFGAAAYMMPGKLFGTFCGTMEYCSPEVLLGNRYEGPELEMWSLGVTLYTLVYGENPFFDVEETIKGKLKPPFQVSRGLTHLLSGLLNPSPAKRLTVKDCQRDIWTNQPVDASQYSWEEVLPNCEFHGNTASDNRIDSPDSKVNSQNAASHTEKYIDKVYTDKELLPPVPPFSPPGYHTHVFDSKYYSVVDV; encoded by the exons ATGGACAAATTCAGTGATTATTCACCACTCTCTGGGGCCATCTATAACAAACCTTACCTATCGTCTACTCCAGATGTTTTGCAGTCG aagAGGTACAGAGACTTGAACATAAATAATGGTCTGAATGGTTTGGGCAGAGACAATCTGTTTGGGGACAGAATGACCTTTGGTTCCCCTAGCTACCCCTCTCCCTTGGACAGAATCCGAGCAGACAGGAGCGATTTAAGATATGCTGCTGAAATAAATGGAATGAAGGAGTCgtcatttgaaataaatcagTCATTCCCAAAGATGACGAAAACGTCGAGATGTCTGGATGAAACCATGACAAAACCAAGGTCCAAGAAAGTAAACCTTCAAGAAGAGATCAGAGATTTAG GCTGTGAGTTCCATGATGTTAGCTTCGGCCCTGGTCAGACAAAGGGATCGTGGTCCTCGGAGCTCCATCCTGACCGAGAGAACTGGTCATTCTACAGCTACATCGGCGGGGGGCATACAGGGACGGTGTTTCCCTCCACCATACGAAACCCCAATAAAGCTATCTGTACAATCAATTCAAAGACTTCTGAG ATCCTTACTGCAAATGATATGACTTGTGAACTCTTTGGGTATGAAACAGAGGAGTTGTTGGGCAAAAAACTTAAGGACCTAATCAAGTTAAAGCCCAAAGAACAAGCTACAATACAGGAGTGCCACTTTGACGAGTCCTCGGGAAACATTGTCAGTCTTGCTGGAAAAGTG GTAGATGCCATTGACAGCAATGGCCTGATCATGCCAATATCTGTGTGGGTCAAAAAACTGGAACAGGAGGCAGAGCAGAGGGCCTTGGTTGTCATGGAGCCGGTTGAGAGAACTGTTGCCATGGTGACATTTAATGCTGAG GGAACAATTTTATCCTGTGACCATCAAATGGCTTATTTGTATGGCTACTTTTCACCAGATGACCTTGAAGGGGTCAAAATCAAACAGCTGATTCCATCTTTACAGCTTCCAGTGGAAGGAAAACCATTGGAAAag GATCTGAGAAAACAAAGAGCAACAGGGAAAACAAAAGATGGAGCTTGCTTTCCTCTCAGTCTGTCTGTCAAGCTCGCATCAGAAGTAGACAGCTCCCAGCCCAATTCTACAG AGAGTGTCAAAGATGACAGGGAGAGTGTGTATGTGGGAATTCTGTGGGTGTTCTCAAACATAAGTGGACTGGTCACCATGCTGCCTGATGGAACAATAAATAGCATCAATGAAAACTTTGCGCTGATGCTGTTTGGTTACTCTAGAGCAGATCTGATAGGAaag GATATTTCGATCTTGATCCCCGATTTCTATGATATCTTGGAACTGGAGGAGAACTCGGAGGCTGCAAGTCACCACAGTGGACTTGACAATCCAAACCTGCCGCCTGATGACAACAAAG ATCTGCAGGAAGTGGACAGCAGTGATGACCAGGGTATAGGGAGCAGCATCACCTCCAATCAGTGTCCCCCTGCCGTAGAAACCCATCCCCTGCTGGGTCCAGGGGTCACCTCTACCCCCAACAGAGCCCAGGCTGTATCATTTTTCAG GAGAGGATCTAACAAAGAGTCTGGGAGTGAGGTGGAGATCTCGCCACTAGCTGGAGGGATGAAGCAGGATCAGATTGGGAGACTAGAGTTCAGTGACAgcgaggaggaggaggaggaggaggaggcgATGATCAGGACGGATGCGAGGTCCCCGGAGACCTGTCAGAGTGACGTGTCTGCCTCCAGCACCGAGACCGTCCCCACAGCAAGGGAAGTCACCAGAAACGTCGCCATCATTCAGGAAGTGAACAAGGGTTGTATGGAGAGCTGTGACAGGAATGGAATGGAGGAGAAAAATTGTGAGAAAGGATTGAGTACTGATGAATGTCACTCCATAAAGAAAGAGGATGATGGCAAAGATAAAGGAGATTCTGTAAGTGAAGAGATGTTGGTTGTGTGTAATTCTCAGGAAGAAAAGAATTCTCCTGTTGCATGTACATCAGCACAGACTCCAGTTATTGAAGAAGGTGTTAAAACTCAATCGAAATCAGAAACAGAGAGTTCACAACTCTCTGCAGATAGAGCAGTATTTCTCCAGACACTTCATgacacaaataaaatattaatggaGATCAAGTCAAGTATGGATGATCCTATTGTGTGTGTAGATCCTAAAGCTGAAGCAGACTACAGACAAGAAAACGTTGAACAGAGGACAGCAAATGTAAAAGTGAATTCTGAAGCAAGCGTTGATAGTGATGGCAAAAATCAAAAGTCTGAACTCAACGTTTCAAATTCAACTGTAGAATTGCTAGCGGCTGGCGTGGGAGTGCTGGATTTGAGTGATTCTGGCTGTCTGGAACGAGAAATGGACTCTCTGGACAAGTCGGGAACATTGGCAGACATCAGCAGCAGTGTTCATTCTAGTGCTATATTAAAAGACTGCTCCAGGGAAAGTCTCAGGGATGACTCATCTTTCCCAGCTCATCAAGACTATATTCCTAAATGCAACACTGACAGTGTCCTCGAAGAAATTAGTTCTGTGGAAAATTCACTTGATCTTGTACATGGTGTTGAAGTGCACAAGTCGCCCCTACTGCACATTAACAGTAACAACTCTTGCCATTCTAGTGGCCACAGTACAGATCATCAGCCAGAGTCGTCGTTCGACCCAGTAAGCAGCTACAATCACAGTAGCAGCTTACTGACAGACAGTGTGAGCTTTCATGAAAGAGACAGTGGCTGTAGTCCCAGGAAACACAAGAGGAGGGATCGAGGGAAGGAGGCATCTAATCAACACAGCCCCTCCTCCGCTAGTCAGTCTGTGGTGTTTCCTGAGGGTTCCTACGCAGGGCAAGGAAAACATAGGGACAGATCTTATCTAG GAATAATATTCCAGCTGAAGCGAGTGACGTTGGAGGATGGTAGCGTCAGGTACTGCATGTGGGTGTCCAGGGATCCAGAGGAACCAGCAGAGGGGGGGAGGTCCTTCGCCAACCTCACTCTCGCCACGACCCTCAACAGCACCATGGACTGCTCGGGCAACTTTAGCCTAGGAGAT CTTCTGGCTGACAAAGCCTGTTCTGATTCAAAAGTAGAGCATGGTGGGAATGTTAAGGAAGGAGCTCAGCAAAATGATGGGGTTGAGGACGATGGTGATGATGGGGTCTCAGCAGGGAGAGGGCTGTTTGACATCAAGTACCACACCCTTAATGCCATCGGCAAAGGGGCATTTGGATTTGTAAAGTTGGCCAGAAGAAAAATTGATGAGGAGGAG GTTGTAGTGAAGTTCATCAAGAAGAACAAGGTGCTGTCGGAGTGCTGGACGGAGGACCAGAGAGGCAGGAGACTACCACTGGAGGTGTCACTGCTGAAGATGCTCAAGCACCCCAACATTGTGAAG GTGTTAGATGTATTTGAGAATGAGGACTACATACAGATGGTGATGGAGAAACACGGCAGTGGGATGGACTTGTTTGAGTTTATAGATCGGTCTCCTCTGATGGACGAAGCACTGGCTAGCTATATTTTCAGACAG ATAGTGGCTGGGGTGGCATACTTGCATAGTCTTAACATCGTTCATCGAGACATCAAGGATGAGAACGTAATTCTCAACGAAGACTTCCGCATCAAGCTGATTGACTTTGGTGCAGCAGCATATATGATGCCGGGGAAACTGTTCGGAACATTCTGTGGAACCATGGAATACTGCAGTCCCGAAGTTCTGTTGGGAAACAG ataTGAAGGCCCAGAGCTGGAGATGTGGTCCTTAGGGGTGACATTATACACACTGGTCTATGGAGAAAACCCTTTCTTTGATGTTGAGGAGACCATCAAAGGGAAGCTGAAGCCACCATTCCAGGTCTCAAGAG GTCTGACACATCTACTCTCTGGACTGTTGAATCCCAGTCCTGCTAAGCGACTGACCGTTAAGGATTGTCAGAGAGATATCTGGACTAATCAACCTGTTGATGCCTCTCAGTATTCTTGGGAAGAAGTCCTGCCAAACTGTG AATTTCATGGAAACACTGCATCAGACAACAGAATTGATTCGCCTGATTCTAAAGTGAACTCTCAGAATGCAGCTAGCCACACAGAGAAGTATATAGACAAAGTGTACACGGACAAAGAACTCCTTCCCCCGGTGCCCCCTTTCTCCCCTCCCGGTTATCACACACATGTGTTTGACTCCAAGTACTACTCCGTGGTGGATGTGTAG